From Bacillus sp. Bos-x628, the proteins below share one genomic window:
- a CDS encoding GAF domain-containing sensor histidine kinase produces the protein MGEYKEKVKTLKTLKEIAEKLNEGMEMKDTLHEVLHMLMDVTGFQTAWIYFIEDDGSYELMAEVSLPDALAKHQKQLMCQNDCYCVNRYTKGLLQSATNIINCKRIETAIKNNLGDTEGITHHATVPLKAYKRTFGLLNVAAKGKVTFTQEELNLLENIALQIGTAIQRMKLVQKEQQHALLEERNRLAQDLHDSVNQMLFSVSLTAKAARQMTSDQKLGEMIDFIQHLSQDALIEMRSLIWQLRPRGLEKGFTSAIEEYAQLLGLTCKLSMSGCMEIDHAQHETLFRVCQEALNNCQKHAGVHEVEVKLEQFAETFDMKIIDRGKGFHYDEQMNLPSLGLKGMAERIQRMGGTFDIYSELNKGTTIHVQVPFSLERKGSS, from the coding sequence ATGGGAGAATATAAAGAAAAGGTCAAAACGTTAAAAACGTTAAAAGAAATTGCTGAAAAATTAAATGAAGGCATGGAAATGAAAGACACGCTTCATGAAGTGCTTCATATGCTCATGGATGTGACGGGCTTTCAGACAGCATGGATTTATTTTATAGAAGATGATGGCTCGTATGAGTTGATGGCAGAAGTCTCATTACCTGATGCACTTGCGAAGCATCAAAAGCAATTGATGTGCCAAAATGATTGTTACTGTGTCAATCGATACACAAAAGGCTTGCTTCAATCAGCTACCAATATCATTAACTGCAAACGAATTGAAACCGCCATCAAGAACAATCTAGGAGATACTGAAGGGATTACTCATCATGCCACAGTACCGCTAAAGGCATATAAGCGTACGTTTGGTTTATTAAATGTGGCGGCAAAGGGCAAAGTGACATTTACTCAAGAAGAGCTCAACTTGCTTGAAAATATTGCGCTTCAAATTGGCACCGCCATACAGCGAATGAAGTTAGTTCAAAAGGAACAGCAACATGCACTGCTGGAAGAAAGAAATCGGCTTGCACAGGATTTACATGATTCTGTCAATCAAATGCTGTTTTCAGTTAGTCTCACTGCAAAGGCAGCGCGTCAAATGACAAGCGATCAAAAACTAGGGGAAATGATTGATTTTATTCAACATTTATCTCAGGATGCACTGATTGAAATGCGTTCACTCATTTGGCAGCTTAGACCAAGAGGACTTGAGAAGGGGTTCACATCAGCCATTGAAGAGTATGCACAGCTTTTAGGACTTACCTGCAAATTATCTATGTCAGGCTGTATGGAAATTGATCACGCTCAGCATGAGACATTGTTTCGCGTATGTCAGGAAGCATTGAATAATTGCCAAAAACATGCTGGTGTTCATGAGGTCGAAGTCAAGCTCGAGCAATTTGCAGAGACGTTCGATATGAAAATCATTGATCGTGGAAAAGGCTTTCATTATGATGAACAAATGAACCTTCCTTCTTTAGGGCTAAAAGGAATGGCTGAACGTATCCAAAGAATGGGTGGTACATTTGATATCTACTCTGAGCTGAATAAAGGAACCACCATCCATGTGCAAGTACCATTTTCTCTAGAAAGGAAGGGATCGTCATGA
- a CDS encoding LysM peptidoglycan-binding domain-containing protein — MKRQLITAASAVLLGTTLFAGAASAQSVKVQKGDSLSVLAKKYKTTVSKIKSDNKLKSDVIYVGQTLKVNGTSATTTKVKTSSSAATHKVVKGDTLSKIGKKYGMTVKELKSLNKLKTDLIKIGQVLKVKKTSKVKSAPVKEKTVSASSLNTSKLVADAKAQDGTPYKWGGTTPKGFDCSGFMWYIINKQTKIPRQTTEGFWRSMKSVSKPKVGDFVFFTTYKSGPSHMGVYIGSNKFIHASSDGVTISDMTSSYWKPIYLGAKTFVN; from the coding sequence ATGAAAAGACAATTGATCACAGCTGCAAGTGCAGTTCTACTTGGAACGACATTATTTGCTGGAGCTGCTTCTGCACAATCAGTAAAGGTTCAAAAAGGTGACTCTCTTTCCGTTTTAGCGAAAAAATATAAAACAACTGTGAGCAAAATTAAATCTGACAACAAGCTAAAATCTGATGTGATCTATGTTGGACAAACATTAAAGGTGAATGGGACTAGTGCTACAACAACGAAAGTGAAAACCTCTTCATCGGCGGCAACTCATAAAGTCGTGAAAGGGGATACGTTATCTAAAATTGGCAAGAAGTACGGAATGACGGTGAAAGAACTCAAATCATTAAATAAACTTAAAACCGATCTTATCAAAATTGGGCAAGTGTTAAAGGTGAAAAAGACGTCTAAAGTAAAGTCAGCACCTGTCAAAGAAAAAACAGTCTCTGCCTCTTCATTAAATACTTCTAAACTCGTAGCAGATGCCAAAGCACAAGACGGTACACCATATAAATGGGGTGGAACGACACCGAAAGGCTTTGATTGCAGCGGGTTTATGTGGTATATCATCAATAAACAAACAAAGATTCCAAGACAAACAACAGAAGGTTTTTGGCGCTCTATGAAAAGTGTCTCTAAGCCAAAAGTTGGGGATTTTGTCTTCTTTACAACGTATAAGTCTGGCCCATCTCATATGGGTGTTTACATTGGAAGCAACAAATTTATTCATGCTTCGTCTGACGGGGTTACCATTAGCGATATGACATCAAGCTACTGGAAGCCAATTTACCTTGGGGCTAAAACATTTGTCAACTAA
- a CDS encoding YqzG/YhdC family protein produces the protein MKGSCSAKPNQNIHESEFNKNMRPKLWMLFLVGVILLGSFITHPTSKAIGQPVEKMGKIAYTALQDEYEGASLNDYHYIGRTQVNDEQTKDVFRVTVKNGSALFAAHAEIYFHPVTGHLISINVFRL, from the coding sequence ATGAAAGGCAGTTGTTCGGCAAAACCTAATCAAAATATACATGAAAGTGAGTTCAATAAAAACATGCGGCCGAAATTGTGGATGCTTTTCCTAGTAGGGGTGATCTTACTTGGCAGTTTCATCACTCATCCTACATCAAAAGCGATCGGACAACCTGTTGAAAAAATGGGAAAAATTGCTTATACCGCCTTGCAAGACGAATATGAAGGCGCATCATTAAACGATTATCATTATATTGGACGGACACAGGTCAATGATGAGCAGACAAAAGATGTATTTCGTGTAACTGTCAAAAATGGTTCAGCCCTTTTTGCAGCTCATGCTGAAATTTATTTTCACCCTGTGACCGGTCATTTAATCAGTATCAATGTTTTTCGTCTATAA
- a CDS encoding globin domain-containing protein: MLSNAQMNTIKQSAPLLKAKGITLVTVFYQNMIRQHPELLHQFNKTNLMNGSQPKALAAILYQAALHIDRLEELLPAMKQIAHKHVSVQVKKEQYPIVGYHLLEAMKDVFGLTDEDDTLLAWKAAYDVIANVLITIEADMIKENVKQRGGFSDSKPFIIKKKIQESPSLISFYLVPEDDDELPMYQTGQYLTVQVDIPGETYVSSRQYSLSDQYHPSYYRITVKRAGHVSTYLHDEMNEGDVLQVSMPQGMFCLNEESTEPVYLISAGSGITPMIGLMKTAASNNQSFTMIHADRLEDVTAFEKELETVLKTSSNGRIILCNEQFEQRAGFELVEKMATRIDEPFLRSVIGEEKGQFYLCGSPTFINDMISILKKMGIDDQHLHFEAFGGQSTKEIEVV, encoded by the coding sequence ATGTTATCTAATGCGCAAATGAATACGATTAAACAATCAGCTCCTCTACTAAAAGCCAAGGGAATAACACTTGTTACCGTTTTTTATCAAAATATGATTAGACAGCATCCAGAGTTACTTCATCAATTTAATAAAACGAATCTTATGAACGGCAGTCAGCCAAAGGCACTTGCCGCTATACTATATCAAGCCGCACTTCACATCGACAGATTAGAAGAGCTGCTGCCAGCAATGAAACAAATTGCCCATAAACATGTCAGTGTACAAGTGAAAAAAGAGCAATATCCTATCGTTGGGTATCATCTACTTGAGGCGATGAAAGACGTTTTTGGCTTAACAGATGAGGATGACACATTATTGGCATGGAAAGCTGCATATGACGTCATTGCCAATGTATTGATCACAATTGAAGCAGACATGATAAAAGAAAACGTGAAGCAAAGAGGCGGCTTTTCGGACTCCAAGCCTTTTATCATCAAAAAAAAGATACAAGAATCCCCATCCCTTATCTCCTTTTATTTAGTGCCAGAAGACGATGATGAGCTACCAATGTATCAAACAGGTCAATACTTAACTGTGCAGGTAGATATCCCAGGTGAAACTTACGTATCTAGCAGACAATACAGTTTATCAGATCAATATCACCCGTCGTATTACCGTATAACAGTCAAGCGTGCTGGTCATGTTTCTACATATTTACATGATGAAATGAATGAAGGGGACGTTCTTCAAGTGAGTATGCCTCAGGGAATGTTCTGCTTAAATGAAGAGAGTACGGAGCCTGTTTATTTGATCAGTGCCGGTTCTGGAATCACGCCAATGATTGGTTTGATGAAAACCGCTGCATCCAACAATCAGTCATTTACAATGATCCATGCAGATCGCCTAGAGGACGTGACTGCCTTTGAAAAAGAGCTTGAAACGGTTCTTAAGACATCTTCCAATGGCCGAATCATCCTTTGTAACGAACAATTTGAGCAGCGTGCAGGATTTGAGCTGGTGGAAAAAATGGCGACCCGTATTGATGAGCCATTCCTTCGATCAGTTATTGGAGAAGAGAAAGGTCAATTTTATCTTTGCGGCTCACCAACATTTATAAATGACATGATCAGCATATTAAAAAAGATGGGAATTGACGATCAGCATCTTCACTTTGAGGCATTTGGCGGGCAATCAACGAAAGAAATTGAAGTCGTCTAA
- a CDS encoding catalase, with protein MTNSNHTNLTTNQGVPVGDNQNSRTAGHRGPSFLDDYHLIEKLAHFDRERIPERVVHARGAGAYGVFEVENSMEKHTKAAFLGEEGKQTDVFVRFSTVIHPKGSPETLRDPRGFAVKFYTEEGNYDLVGNNLPVFFIRDAMKFPDMVHSLKPDPVTNIQDPDRYWDFMTLTPESTHMLTWLFSDEGIPANYAEMRGSGVHTFRWVNKYGETKYVKYHWRPVEGIRNLTMEEAAEIQAKDFQHATRDLFDRIEKGNYPAWDLYVQLMPLSDYDDLDYDPCDPTKTWSEEDYPLQKVGRMTLNRNPKNFFAETEQSAFTPSALVPGIEASEDKLLQGRLFSYPDTQRHRLGPNYMHIPVNCPYAPVHNNQQDGFMTTTRPSGSINYEPNRYDDQPKENPHYKESEPVLHGDRIVREKIEKPNDFKQAGEKYRSYSEEEKQALIKNLTADLKNVNEKTKLLAICNFYRADEDYGQRLADSLGVDIRSYLQGSMK; from the coding sequence ATGACAAATTCCAATCATACAAATTTGACGACGAACCAAGGCGTGCCTGTTGGCGATAACCAAAACTCCAGAACTGCTGGTCACCGTGGACCTTCATTTCTTGATGATTATCATTTGATCGAAAAGCTTGCACACTTTGATCGTGAACGTATTCCAGAGCGTGTCGTTCATGCAAGAGGTGCCGGAGCTTATGGTGTCTTTGAAGTCGAAAATAGTATGGAGAAACATACAAAAGCAGCCTTTTTAGGTGAAGAAGGGAAACAGACAGATGTTTTTGTTCGCTTCTCAACGGTGATTCACCCGAAAGGCTCACCTGAAACATTGCGTGACCCTCGCGGCTTCGCTGTCAAATTTTATACAGAAGAAGGGAACTACGATTTGGTCGGTAATAACTTGCCTGTCTTCTTTATTCGTGATGCGATGAAGTTTCCTGATATGGTTCACTCTCTAAAGCCAGATCCTGTAACAAACATTCAAGATCCTGACCGTTATTGGGATTTCATGACCTTAACACCCGAATCAACACACATGCTCACATGGCTGTTCTCTGACGAAGGTATTCCTGCTAACTACGCCGAAATGCGAGGTTCTGGTGTCCATACCTTTAGATGGGTCAACAAATATGGAGAAACCAAATATGTGAAATATCACTGGAGACCAGTAGAAGGTATTCGCAATTTGACTATGGAAGAAGCTGCAGAGATTCAAGCGAAAGATTTCCAGCATGCAACAAGGGATTTATTTGACCGCATTGAAAAAGGCAACTATCCAGCATGGGATTTATATGTCCAGCTTATGCCGCTTAGCGATTATGATGACCTTGATTATGACCCATGTGACCCAACAAAAACTTGGAGTGAAGAAGATTATCCACTTCAAAAAGTAGGACGCATGACGTTAAACCGTAATCCCAAAAACTTCTTTGCTGAAACAGAACAATCTGCCTTCACGCCAAGTGCACTTGTTCCAGGAATCGAAGCATCTGAAGATAAATTGCTGCAAGGCCGTCTATTCTCATATCCTGATACGCAGCGTCATCGTCTTGGTCCAAACTATATGCATATTCCGGTTAATTGTCCTTATGCTCCTGTACACAATAACCAGCAGGATGGCTTTATGACAACGACACGCCCAAGCGGTTCCATTAACTATGAGCCGAATCGTTACGATGATCAGCCAAAAGAAAACCCTCACTACAAAGAAAGTGAACCTGTTCTTCATGGTGATCGTATAGTGAGAGAAAAAATCGAAAAACCAAACGACTTCAAACAAGCGGGGGAAAAATATCGAAGCTATTCTGAAGAAGAGAAGCAAGCATTGATTAAGAACCTGACAGCTGACTTGAAAAATGTAAATGAAAAAACGAAATTACTTGCGATTTGCAACTTCTACCGTGCGGATGAAGATTATGGACAAAGATTAGCGGATTCACTCGGTGTGGACATTCGCTCTTATCTTCAAGGAAGCATGAAATAA
- a CDS encoding response regulator transcription factor, producing MRVVIADDHHIVRKGLVFFLQTQPDVDIIGEASNGEEALEVVRQTKPDIVLMDLSMPIMNGIEATKQIMTEMPKTRIVILTSYADKDYVIPAIQAGAKAYQLKDVAPEKLLTTMIEVQNGTYQLDGHITSFLVQHITDPQDQKWALMKELTNREREVLFEIAKGKSNKEIATSLFISEKTVKTHVSHLLSKLELADRTQAALYAVEYQKNQPKELL from the coding sequence ATGAGAGTAGTCATTGCGGATGATCATCATATTGTCAGAAAAGGTCTGGTGTTTTTCTTGCAAACACAGCCTGATGTCGACATTATCGGTGAAGCATCAAATGGAGAAGAGGCACTTGAGGTTGTCAGGCAGACAAAGCCTGACATTGTGCTGATGGACTTATCTATGCCTATCATGAACGGGATTGAGGCGACTAAACAAATCATGACGGAAATGCCTAAAACCCGTATCGTCATCCTCACAAGCTATGCTGATAAAGATTATGTCATTCCTGCTATTCAAGCTGGTGCAAAAGCGTATCAGTTAAAGGATGTGGCGCCAGAGAAGCTACTCACCACAATGATTGAAGTGCAAAATGGCACGTATCAGCTTGATGGTCATATTACGAGCTTTCTCGTGCAGCATATTACTGACCCACAGGACCAGAAATGGGCGCTCATGAAAGAACTGACAAATAGAGAACGAGAAGTTTTATTTGAAATTGCAAAAGGCAAAAGCAATAAAGAAATTGCCACATCTCTTTTTATTTCAGAGAAAACAGTCAAAACGCATGTATCGCACTTGTTATCGAAACTAGAGCTTGCAGACCGAACGCAAGCCGCTCTTTATGCAGTTGAATATCAAAAAAACCAGCCAAAAGAATTGCTGTAA
- a CDS encoding YhdB family protein: protein MNVADYDKALYYTHRSQWDNLLILMVRTQDDLLSKRIEHFLHAYQFNRNDADVEKCLNGLLQYIDHASEVAASDLYSEPIYT from the coding sequence ATGAATGTGGCCGATTATGATAAGGCGCTTTATTACACGCATCGTTCGCAATGGGATAATTTACTTATTCTTATGGTACGTACGCAAGATGACTTGCTCTCTAAACGTATTGAGCATTTCCTTCATGCGTATCAATTTAATCGAAACGATGCAGATGTTGAAAAATGTTTAAATGGGCTACTGCAGTACATTGACCATGCTTCAGAGGTTGCCGCCTCCGACCTTTATTCAGAACCAATTTACACATAA
- a CDS encoding SpoVR family protein yields the protein MSVSEKRLLQRAIDEITEIAEGFGLDFYPMRYEICPAEIIYTFGAYGMPTRFSHWSFGKQFYKMKLHYDLGLSKIYELVINSNPCYAFLLDNNSLVQNKLIVAHVLAHCDFFKNNCRFQNTKRDMVESMAAAAERIKEYEIHHGTKEVESFLDAVLAIQEHIDPSLVRPKLSWNIEDEEELEEEKLKQKTPYDDLWGMDEGKTIEKKKPVKQFPPKPEKDLLLFIEAHSRELEPWQRDVLTMLREEMLYFWPQLETKIMNEGWASYWHQRIMRELDLDSSESIEFAKLNAGVVQPSKTGINPYYLGLKIFEDIEERYNHPNEELKRAGVTEGSGRSKMFEVREIESDISFIRNYLTKDLVMREDLYLFQKQGRDYKVIDKEWKAVRDQLVSMRVNGGFPYLTVIDGDYLKNNELYIKHWYEGIELDLKYLEKVLPYLYQLWGRSVHIESVLEDKEVMFSYDGKGVHRKYLA from the coding sequence TTGAGCGTATCTGAAAAACGTCTCTTACAAAGAGCCATTGATGAAATTACAGAAATTGCAGAAGGATTTGGTCTAGATTTTTATCCAATGAGGTATGAAATCTGTCCCGCGGAAATTATTTATACGTTCGGTGCATACGGTATGCCAACACGCTTTAGTCACTGGAGCTTTGGGAAGCAATTTTATAAAATGAAACTCCACTATGATTTAGGATTAAGCAAAATTTATGAGCTAGTAATTAATTCAAATCCTTGCTACGCCTTTCTACTTGATAATAATTCGCTTGTTCAAAATAAATTAATTGTTGCTCATGTATTGGCACATTGTGATTTTTTCAAAAATAATTGCCGATTCCAAAATACAAAACGCGATATGGTAGAAAGTATGGCAGCGGCGGCAGAACGAATCAAAGAGTATGAGATTCACCATGGAACAAAAGAGGTAGAATCCTTTTTAGATGCGGTCTTAGCCATACAGGAGCATATTGATCCTTCTCTTGTTCGTCCTAAATTAAGCTGGAATATTGAAGATGAAGAGGAACTAGAAGAGGAGAAGCTAAAACAAAAAACACCGTATGATGATCTATGGGGAATGGATGAGGGAAAGACAATTGAGAAAAAGAAACCAGTGAAGCAGTTCCCGCCAAAGCCAGAAAAAGATCTTTTGTTATTTATTGAGGCGCATTCACGTGAGCTTGAGCCGTGGCAGCGAGACGTTTTGACCATGCTTAGAGAAGAAATGCTCTACTTTTGGCCGCAGCTTGAAACAAAGATTATGAATGAAGGCTGGGCATCTTATTGGCATCAGCGAATTATGCGTGAACTTGATCTTGATTCAAGCGAATCAATAGAGTTTGCCAAATTAAATGCCGGGGTGGTGCAGCCATCTAAGACAGGAATCAATCCATATTATTTAGGATTGAAAATATTTGAGGATATTGAGGAGCGCTATAATCACCCAAATGAGGAATTAAAAAGAGCTGGTGTGACAGAAGGGTCAGGTCGTAGCAAAATGTTTGAAGTGCGTGAAATAGAGTCGGATATTTCTTTTATCCGAAACTATTTAACAAAAGACCTCGTGATGAGAGAAGACTTGTACTTGTTTCAAAAACAAGGGAGAGATTATAAAGTCATTGATAAGGAATGGAAGGCAGTTCGTGATCAACTCGTAAGCATGAGAGTAAATGGCGGGTTTCCTTATTTGACGGTCATAGATGGTGACTATTTAAAAAACAATGAACTATATATTAAGCATTGGTATGAAGGCATTGAGCTGGATTTAAAATATCTAGAAAAAGTGCTTCCTTATTTGTATCAGCTCTGGGGAAGAAGTGTTCATATCGAGTCAGTTCTTGAAGACAAAGAAGTCATGTTTTCATACGATGGAAAAGGTGTTCATAGGAAGTATCTTGCTTAA
- a CDS encoding alkaline phosphatase, whose amino-acid sequence MSVLKSSKTKIAAVAAASVLSIGIFSGIEFGQADKAEAKKKPKNEVQNVIVLIGDGMGTPYLSTYRSFKHNGDLSKQTAFDPYLTGMQKTYPNDAKSNITDSAAAGTAMATGKKTYNNAISVNQNGKKLKTVLEEAKRKGKSTGLVVTSELTNATPAAYAAHDVSRKNTAAIADDFFDEKIGKQHKVDVMLGGGLVDFVRKDRDLTKEFQKAGYHYVTNKTALNKNNNQKVLGIFAEGGLEKAIDRDQNTPSLQEMTSSAIQQLSKNKKGFFLMVEGSQIDWAGHDHDIVSAMSEMKDFEKAFEEAIRFAKKDKNTLVIATADHSTGGLSFGADGSGSWNVNPVKAAKKTPDYIANKIANGMAVESALKQYIDLDFTKDEIASVEKAAATKEAVNIDDAIEKVINTRSHTGWTTSGHTGDEVPFFAYGPSSQQLKGIMENTDQAKHIFQLLKNQ is encoded by the coding sequence ATGAGTGTGTTGAAAAGCTCAAAAACGAAAATAGCCGCTGTAGCAGCGGCATCCGTTCTGTCGATTGGTATTTTCTCAGGAATTGAATTTGGACAGGCTGACAAAGCCGAGGCCAAAAAGAAACCTAAAAATGAAGTGCAAAATGTCATTGTACTCATTGGTGATGGCATGGGAACACCTTACCTTTCAACTTACCGCTCATTTAAACACAACGGAGACCTTTCTAAACAGACAGCGTTTGACCCTTACCTCACTGGCATGCAAAAAACATACCCTAATGACGCTAAAAGCAACATCACAGATTCAGCAGCTGCTGGTACAGCAATGGCCACTGGGAAAAAAACATACAATAATGCCATTAGCGTAAATCAGAATGGTAAGAAGCTTAAAACCGTTTTAGAAGAAGCAAAGCGTAAAGGGAAGTCCACTGGTCTTGTCGTGACATCTGAATTAACAAATGCCACGCCTGCTGCATATGCTGCACATGATGTATCAAGAAAGAATACAGCGGCCATTGCCGATGATTTCTTTGATGAGAAAATCGGGAAACAACACAAAGTTGATGTCATGCTTGGCGGAGGACTTGTGGACTTTGTCCGAAAAGATCGTGACCTAACGAAGGAATTCCAAAAAGCAGGTTATCATTATGTAACAAATAAAACAGCACTCAACAAAAATAACAATCAAAAGGTATTAGGTATTTTTGCTGAAGGCGGTCTGGAAAAAGCGATTGATCGTGATCAAAATACCCCTTCCCTGCAAGAAATGACTTCCTCAGCGATTCAGCAACTCTCTAAAAACAAAAAAGGATTCTTCCTCATGGTAGAAGGCAGTCAAATTGACTGGGCGGGGCATGATCATGATATTGTCAGTGCCATGAGTGAAATGAAAGATTTTGAAAAAGCCTTTGAAGAAGCCATTCGTTTTGCTAAAAAGGATAAAAACACACTGGTGATCGCAACTGCGGACCATTCAACTGGCGGACTTTCCTTCGGTGCAGACGGGTCAGGAAGCTGGAATGTCAATCCCGTGAAAGCAGCGAAAAAAACGCCTGACTATATAGCAAACAAAATAGCAAATGGTATGGCTGTTGAATCAGCCCTCAAACAATATATCGACCTCGATTTCACAAAAGATGAAATCGCTTCTGTTGAAAAGGCGGCTGCAACAAAAGAAGCTGTCAACATTGATGATGCCATTGAAAAAGTGATCAACACTAGGTCACATACAGGCTGGACCACCTCAGGCCATACTGGGGACGAAGTACCATTCTTTGCATACGGACCATCAAGCCAGCAACTGAAAGGTATCATGGAAAACACAGATCAAGCCAAACATATCTTTCAATTGCTTAAAAACCAATAA
- a CDS encoding Rrf2 family transcriptional regulator, whose amino-acid sequence MKLTNYTDFSLRVLIYLASRENNELSNIQQIADIYGISKNHLTKVIYHLGKRGYVETIRGRNGGIRLGRSPESINIGEVVRYTEDDLVMVECFNPQKNSCIISPICSLKHVLHEALTAYLCVLDQYTLKDLTQNKDALREHLL is encoded by the coding sequence ATGAAACTTACGAATTACACAGATTTCTCATTAAGGGTACTCATTTATTTAGCATCTAGAGAAAACAATGAACTGTCAAATATTCAGCAGATTGCAGATATCTATGGCATTTCTAAAAATCATCTGACCAAGGTGATTTACCATCTTGGAAAACGCGGGTATGTGGAAACAATTCGCGGGAGAAATGGTGGTATTAGACTTGGAAGAAGTCCAGAAAGCATCAATATTGGTGAAGTGGTCCGCTATACAGAAGATGATTTAGTCATGGTCGAATGTTTTAATCCCCAAAAAAACAGCTGTATTATCTCCCCCATTTGTTCATTGAAGCATGTTCTTCATGAAGCGCTCACCGCTTATTTATGTGTTCTTGACCAATACACATTAAAAGACTTAACACAAAACAAAGATGCTCTTAGAGAACACCTGCTTTAG
- a CDS encoding amino acid permease, which produces MSNSLFRKKSISELIAATQGEKALKKELGSFDLTMLGIGAIIGTGIFVLTGTGAVTAGPGLVLSFIIAGLACLFAALSYAEFASTVPVSGSVYTFTYASMGEFLAFIIGWDLVLEYMLAASAVSAGWSGYFVSFLNGIGIHIPVELTAAPGGLKGQVTYFNLPAFIILMIITFLLYIGIKESKRVNNVMVIMKIAVILLFIIVAVKYVKPENWTPFVPFGTSGVLSAAALVFFAFIGFDAVASAAEETKNPARNLPRGIITSLLVCTILYVIVSAIMTGIVPFMNFDGVSHPVSLVLQVAGQNWVAGIVDVGAILGMTTVMLVMLYGQTRVMFAMSRDGLVPKTLSKVHPKYKTPYINTLFFGTLSALMGGLIPLDELASLVNIGTLSAFILISVAVIVMRKTQPDVPRAFKCPAVPLIPILAILSCGLLIYKLGTITFVRFLVWLAIGLVVYFSYSRKNSELNKK; this is translated from the coding sequence ATGAGCAATTCATTGTTTAGAAAAAAGAGTATTTCAGAGCTCATTGCGGCAACACAAGGAGAGAAAGCCTTAAAGAAGGAACTAGGGTCATTTGACCTAACCATGCTAGGGATTGGTGCTATTATAGGAACAGGGATATTTGTTCTTACAGGTACGGGAGCTGTCACAGCTGGACCAGGACTCGTTCTATCATTTATAATCGCAGGCCTTGCTTGTTTGTTTGCAGCACTGTCTTATGCGGAATTCGCATCGACTGTTCCCGTTTCAGGATCTGTGTACACATTCACTTATGCATCAATGGGAGAATTTTTAGCATTTATCATAGGATGGGATTTAGTTTTAGAATACATGCTGGCAGCAAGTGCTGTTTCTGCAGGTTGGTCTGGCTACTTTGTTTCATTTTTGAATGGCATAGGCATTCATATACCGGTTGAATTAACAGCAGCACCAGGTGGTTTAAAGGGGCAAGTGACATATTTTAATCTTCCTGCATTTATTATTTTAATGATTATCACCTTCTTGCTGTACATCGGAATTAAAGAATCAAAGCGTGTCAACAATGTCATGGTGATTATGAAAATTGCTGTGATTCTGCTCTTTATTATAGTGGCAGTGAAATATGTAAAGCCAGAAAACTGGACACCATTTGTTCCGTTCGGTACATCAGGTGTATTAAGTGCAGCAGCACTCGTGTTCTTTGCTTTTATTGGATTTGATGCTGTTGCATCTGCGGCAGAAGAGACGAAGAATCCTGCACGCAATCTGCCAAGGGGCATCATTACTTCTTTATTGGTCTGTACGATTCTGTATGTCATTGTAAGTGCAATCATGACGGGAATTGTACCATTTATGAACTTTGATGGAGTGTCACATCCTGTGTCTCTAGTGTTACAAGTAGCAGGGCAAAACTGGGTGGCTGGAATAGTTGATGTAGGTGCGATTTTAGGGATGACAACGGTGATGCTTGTCATGCTGTACGGTCAAACGCGTGTCATGTTTGCGATGTCTCGTGATGGTCTAGTGCCAAAAACACTTTCGAAAGTCCATCCAAAGTATAAAACACCTTATATCAACACACTCTTTTTCGGTACATTGTCTGCATTAATGGGAGGGCTCATTCCACTTGATGAACTTGCAAGTCTTGTCAATATCGGTACACTCTCAGCCTTCATTCTTATTTCAGTGGCAGTGATCGTGATGAGAAAAACACAGCCTGATGTACCAAGGGCATTTAAGTGTCCAGCAGTTCCACTGATCCCAATATTGGCCATACTCTCATGTGGATTGCTCATCTATAAGCTTGGTACTATTACATTTGTTCGTTTCTTAGTGTGGCTTGCCATTGGGTTAGTTGTATATTTTTCATATTCGAGAAAAAATTCAGAATTAAACAAAAAATAA